A part of Prolixibacteraceae bacterium genomic DNA contains:
- the fabG gene encoding 3-oxoacyl-[acyl-carrier-protein] reductase: MKLLEGKTAIVTGASRGIGKAIALQLASQGCNIAFTDLFYDDNAKQTEEEIKALGVKAQGYGSDASNFAQTEEVVAAVVKEFGRIDVLVNNAGITMDTLLMRMTEDQFDKVIQVNLKSVFNFTKACQRTMLKQRSGSIVNVSSVVGVSGNAGQANYSASKAGIIGFTKSIAKELGSRNIRCNAIAPGFIITEMTGAIPEDARKAWEASIPMRRGGTPDEVAKVVTFLGSDLSSYVSGQVINICGAMNT, from the coding sequence ATGAAGCTACTAGAAGGAAAAACAGCTATCGTTACCGGAGCCTCAAGAGGTATCGGTAAAGCCATTGCCCTACAACTGGCATCACAAGGATGTAACATCGCTTTTACAGACCTTTTTTATGATGACAATGCAAAACAGACAGAAGAAGAGATCAAAGCATTGGGTGTTAAAGCTCAAGGATATGGCTCTGATGCTTCTAATTTTGCACAAACAGAAGAGGTAGTAGCTGCGGTTGTTAAAGAGTTTGGTCGCATCGATGTATTGGTTAACAATGCGGGTATTACAATGGATACGCTTCTAATGCGTATGACAGAAGATCAATTCGACAAAGTGATTCAAGTAAACCTTAAGTCGGTATTTAACTTCACAAAGGCTTGTCAACGTACTATGTTGAAGCAAAGATCTGGTTCTATCGTCAACGTAAGTTCTGTTGTTGGTGTTAGTGGTAACGCAGGTCAAGCAAACTACAGTGCATCTAAAGCAGGTATCATCGGATTTACTAAGTCTATCGCAAAAGAGTTAGGAAGTCGTAATATCCGTTGTAATGCAATCGCTCCAGGTTTCATCATCACTGAGATGACTGGTGCTATTCCAGAGGATGCACGTAAAGCATGGGAGGCTTCAATCCCTATGCGTCGTGGTGGTACTCCTGATGAGGTAGCAAAGGTTGTTACTTTCTTGGGTTCTGACCTTTCATCTTACGTTAGTGGACAGGTTATTAACATCTGTGGTGCAATGAACACTTAA